From Daphnia pulicaria isolate SC F1-1A chromosome 11, SC_F0-13Bv2, whole genome shotgun sequence, the proteins below share one genomic window:
- the LOC124315094 gene encoding nucleosome-remodeling factor subunit NURF301-like isoform X2, translating into MSSRGGRRRGRPPKSSYTTPHFLNSRSNVIEKPKWFLSRDGVANDNGPTGSRASSPGGSVGSFTQQYSAKKHISVTPFKKRGRKAGTRGNRGGKAYVPRPSLVITRGNDYHYGSDFDSGSDSDGPPSQGEDAELDVESDVDIPISEPESDELDDNASDISMSNQSSSMRKIVESSIKSIPTPLPIWLQSDQDLPVLTLPKSSEDLLLPTHQVLPACAIYEVLRKFSSEVRLSPFRLEDFMAALQSEEMTTLLAEVHVQLLKSMLREEDVQQTWFGPLDQKDSTNSVLNFADTLTWPEVMRIYMQSDPTFAPALSLLESCEYPFTTCDVRLNLLKFLTDHFLCNTAVRQEFLSEGNIKYNDHCRVCHKVGDLLCCETCPAVYHLHCLDPPLEHVPNEDWQCPICTAQLCKGVTDCISDVERSGFLCRQESLGYDRHGRKYWFIARRIFVEETGSREEIDGDEETIAVEDRKTWYYSSPHQFEQLLAALDKTDFEKALCQELYNLRPEILRQMALTIQLTNENKGNNKSYLELDEEVAREASQTVVKVEKEEDDEADENLSVDAIKTEKEKIETEEVVEECGVEVDDDFMQQLHVESEPKVEPEETPTTGTPTANGTYSTRSKTGTIVARTYVDMKRRNLTTNGSGGVTIKEERSGTPTKSKSQSPLPSDVIFKLGMEGRHKTYVNQYTSNPLALNKNQAAEERDRKRYLSHKFSITGCGEFKWLGSTFGNRTIMQQTVRSTLLQLHSQLPAIFMHPNWAGSMRKSWIQAVNQSVSPTDLGRVLSILVACIRPVVFSSVWHESLGHIRLQRQTALEREERKKVDKKEKKDKELEEEMHRLHTVHYTKGLKHQIWKHKGEEFRLHGQWGWLWLSATRLLRRLDARKCGLRAGPWRIITCTQEGSESRYIQCDPASGVEIYEIPSSDPAMEVVDVCAAMNDTNRRVYPKIAKKAKLDSLLDWRLKLKTAEEKNLLKTEKAPLPLKKEEVNVTNRKLTMAEMEARLEQLRKHRLTFARCYSYKCGGDSCYSPTCRAIKPLEAAILQEKEEEAKQKAALVKRRIYSNESTQGPLPLKRADDEIRSKKKKAPVKYPMMSKYMTKSNKRTIFVLPDHELKHLARRHGQGYVQGFHHGPKNNSPAWIYPSARPLFKNVWFFRTNGLQSLSTFALQVRILWACLRWEEMVTKAGNMGMDGKNQTTTDTEITTTDILKHRHIGRFLERTQYFQRRVVIPLDVPKTVREVTPSRSGLRKRKMVEAPKLSQPIVTEEWVDEDRLELWVIKQYHERIEKAAAMAAAASTTTSTPHLTRLKSTPQTMGPGGKPMTMEELKAQAEQQLRAQRTAHQLKSTTPGTPTGVVRLTLPAGNKVMLPGNKLLSTPSGATGSPMGRRILITKDGKTSQVVKTTVASPSGSAQPVLIAPSPGVAAATPTVNKLQISRGPDGKIEIRGLKPGQQLLKLSDGRFTIVSPAQPMITAQPAPAQAQTQIQPAAASDGTGTKTVVVQKAVTIAGQKTTSQIVLPAGTNTAMLAQHLASGKLQLSSVNGQQVIIRPAATPASAGSATVVKTGDTPTVVVAGQQQPAKPMMQVIQTAQGQKIIVQNLQGGSLTPQQLAAIQEQLKGQMMARTNQPGGNNKPITFAVRTSVAGATVATVSTTAAVTTTVAPTSTETSTTPAAVVSTPAVAAAVATPTTPATTTGAATVTANQNKVDEPYTVTPDYVVQALRNSLKGGNLHPDLEQKVLTRLREQEKAKRDDAEVETPTYFAASNRKRTTSGASWIDDVDTSTAMTPATGTDSKTIRPPARKIARVIEAPSTPVSSKIVSGATPANDAAADLREQKNKERAMKAAQRAKEKRHQSTCARLQGLLNRSSESLKKEILRKRASLEKELRSAITKEISALQLPSPVRQAPVTVSENQAVGVKKKEPKLQELPVVQPKATPRRNQRKRKLSSPLSPQKTLNEPEPGTSQDEEDYDASPASMPPTSKRNSKRTLSESGCSAGDKIELYCICRKPYDNSKFYVGCDLCTNWFHGDCVGITEAMSQTMTEFVCNGCKAGKTVAPRELFCLCRQPYDDSQFYIGCDRCGDWLHGRCVGVLQTESESIDEYKCPNCEPQGAFNYANTKTLGTRDYEELRKLLRQLQTHKSSWPFREPVDVKDVPDYYQVIKDPMDLQMVETKIIERRYQRLVEFIGDITKIFENCRYYNPKGSNFYRCATSLESFFVPRLKLLRSSMSN; encoded by the exons ATGTCGTCGAGAGGCGGTAGGAGACGCGGGAGGCCGCCTAAATCATCTTATACAACACCACACTTCCTAAATTCCCGATCGAACGTTATCGAGAAGCCTAAATGGTTTTTGTCTCGTGATGGAGTGGCTAATGACAATGGTCCAACTGGGTCTAGAGCTAGTTCACCGGGAGGCAGTGTGGGGAGTTTCACACAACAATACAGTGCCAAAAAACATATTTCAGTAACTCCATTCAAGAAACGTGGAAGGAAAGCGGGTACAAGAGGCAACAGAGGTGGCAAAGCATACGTGCCTAGGCCTTCGTTGGTCATTACCAGGGGTAATGATTATCATTATGgctcagactttgactctggtAGTGATTCTGATGGGCCTCCGAGCCAAGGAGAAGATGCAGAGTTGGATGTTGAGAGTGACGTGGACATACCAATTAGCGAGCCAGAGAGTGATGAACTGGATGATAATGCCTCAGATATCTCCATGTCTAATCAAAGTTCCTCTATGCGAAAAATTGTTGAATCCAGTATAAAGTCTATACCCACTCCACTCCCTATTTGGCTCCAGTCCGATCAAGATTTACCAGTGTTGACTCTACCCAAATCTTCTGAAGACCTTCTCTTGCCTACACACCAAGTGCTACCTGCTTGTGCGATTTACGAAGTCCTACGCAAGTTTAGCAGTGAG GTGAGGCTCTCTCCTTTTCGACTCGAGGATTTCATGGCCGCTCTTCAATCGGAAGAAATGACAACTCTTTTGGCGGAAGTCCATGTTCAACTCTTAAAGTCCATGCTTCGAGAGGAAGACGTACAACAAACTTGGTTTGGACCACTGGACCAGAAAGACAGCACAAATTCTGTGTTAAACTTTGCTGACACGCTGACGTGGCCAGAAGTCATGCGGATATACATGCAGAGTGACCCGACCTTTGCACCTGCACTCTCTTTACTTGAATCCTGCGAATATCCTTTTACTACATGCGACGTCCGTCTGAACCTCCTCAAGTTTCTTACTGACCATTTTCTCTGCAATACGGCTGTCCGACAAGAGTTCCTTAGCGAGG GAAACATCAAATATAATGACCATTGTCGAGTTTGCCACAAAGTTGGAGATTTGCTCTGCTGTGAGACATGCCCAGCCGTCTATCACCTCCACTGTCTCGACCCGCCACTGGAGCACGTTCCAAACGAGGATTGGCAGTGTCCTATATGCACGGCCCAACTATGCAAAGGAGTAACTGATTGTATAAGTGATGTTGAACGATCCGGTTTTCTCTGCCGACAA GAATCTTTGGGCTACGACCGACACGGACGCAAATACTGGTTTATTGCCAGACGGATCTTTGTCGAAGAAACTGGCAGCCGGGAAGAAATTGACGGAGATGAAGAAACTATTGCCGTGGAGGACCGTAAAACTTGGTACTACTCCAGTCCCCATCAGTTTGAACAGTTGCTTGCAGCTTTGGACAAGACAGATTTTGAAAAGGCTCTTTGTCAAGAACTATACAATCTAAGGCCGGAAATATTGAGGCAGATGGCTCTCACGATACAGCTGACAAACGAGAATAAAG GCAACAACAAATCATATCTCGAACTTGACGAAGAAGTTGCAAGGGAGGCCTCTCAGACGgtcgtcaaagttgaaaaagaagaagatgacgaggCTGATGAGAACCTCTCTGtcgatgcaatcaaaacagagaaggaaaaaatagaaactgaggAGGTGGTTGAAGAATGCGGTGTTGAAGTGGATGACGATTTCATGCAACAATTGCATGTGGAATCTGAACCTAAAGTAGAGCCTGAAGAAACGCCTACTACCGGTACACCAACAGCCAACGGAACTTACTCTACGCGCTCCAAGACCGGCACCATTGTGGCACGCACCTATGTCGACATGAAACGGCGAAATTTAACAACCAACGGTTCTGGCGGAGTCACTATTAAGGAGGAAAGAAGTGGCACCCCTACCAAATCAAAATCTCAATCTCCTTTACCCTCCGACGTCATCTTTAAATTGGGCATGGAAGGACGGCACAAGACGTACGTCAACCAGTACACGAGCAATCCACTTGCGCTCAACAAAAACCAGGCAGCAGAGGAGAGAGACCGCAAGCGTTACTTGTCGCACAAGTTCTCCATTACGGGTTGCGGCGAGTTTAAGTGGTTGGGCAGTACATTTGGCAACCGCACTATCATGCAGCAAACTGTTCGTTCCACCTTGCTCCAACTGCACTCTCAATTGCCGGCTATTTTCATGCATCCAAACTGGGCTGGGAGTATGCGAAAGTCTTGGATCCAAGCTGTCAATCAAAGCGTCTCGCCAACAGACCTCGGTCGTGTCCTCTCCATCCTGGTTGCGTGCATCCGCCCGgttgttttctcttccgtTTGGCACGAGTCACTTGGTCACATTCGACTTCAACGACAGACGGCCCTTGAACGCGAAGAGCGGAAGAAGGTGgacaagaaggagaagaaggatAAAGAACTGGAAGAAGAGATGCATCGACTACACACCGTCCATTACACCAAAGGCCTCAAGCACCAG ATCTGGAAGCACAAAGGTGAAGAGTTTCGTCTTCACGGTCAATGGGGTTGGCTATGGTTGTCCGCAACTCGCCTTTTACGACGTCTTGATGCCAGGAAATGCGGATTAAGAGCTGGACCCTGGCGAATCATCACTTGTACTCAAG AAGGCTCGGAATCTCGCTACATTCAGTGTGATCCGGCATCTGGCGTCGAAATTTATGAAATCCCATCTTCTGATCCAGCGATGGAAGTTGTTGATGTCTGTGCTGCTATGAACGACACCAACCGCCGTGTTTATCCTAAAATCGCCAAGAAAGCCAAGTTAGATTCGTTGCTCGATTGGCGCCTCAAATTGAAGACGGCCGAAGAGAAAAATCTTCTCAAAACCGAAAAGGCCCCGCTGCcactaaaaaaagaggaagtcAACGTCACAAATCGCAAATTGACCATGGCAGAAATGGAAGCACGACTGGAACAACTACGAAAGCACCGGCTCACTTTCGCGCGCTGCTATTCTTACAAGTGTGGTGGTGATAGTTGCTACTCTCCCACTTGCCGGGCCATCAAACCTCTAGAAGCTGCAATCTtgcaagagaaagaagaagaagcgaagcAAAAAGCTGCACTAGTTAAAAGACGGATTTACTCGAACGAATCGACGCAGGGTCCTCTACCACTAAAGCGTGCTGATGACGAAATTcgatctaaaaagaaaaaggcgccTGTGAAATACCCGATGATGTCCAAATATATGACAAAGAGCAACAAACGGACCATCTTCGTCCTGCCCGATCACGAATTGAAGCATCTAGCCCGACGTCACGGTCAAGGATACGTTCAAGGCTTCCACCACGGCCCAAAGAATAACTCTCCGGCTTGGATCTACCCATCGGCCAGGCCGTTGTTCAAGAATGTCTGGTTTTTCCGCACAAACGGCCTCCAGTCTTTGAGCACGTTCGCTTTGCAAGTTCGAATCCTCTGGGCGTGTCTCCGTTGGGAAGAAATGGTGACCAAAGCTGGCAACATGGGCATGGACGGTAAAAACCAAACGACCACCGACACGGAGATTACCACCACCGATATCTTGAAGCATCGTCACATCGGGCGGTTTCTTGAACGCACACAGTACTTTCAACGGCGTGTGGTTATTCCACTCGATGTCCCCAAAACGGTCAGAGAAGTCACTCCGTCTCGTTCCGGATTGCGTAAGCGCAAGATGGTGGAAGCGCCCAAATTGTCGCAACCCATTGTCACCGAGGAATGGGTGGATGAAGATCGCTTGGAACTTTGGGTCATCAAGCAGTACCACGAGCGTATCGAAAAAGCCGCTGCGATGGCAGCTGCAGCTAGTACGACCACCTCTACACCTCACCTTACTCGACtcaagagcacaccacagaCTATGGGACCTGGAGGTAAACCTATGACGATGGAGGAACTCAAAGCTCAGGCCGAACAGCAGTTGCGCGCCCAACGTACTGCCCATCAACTGAAGAGCACCACTCCTGGAACGCCGACTGGTGTTGTCCGTCTAACTCTTCCCGCCGGAAACAAAGTTATGTTGCCTGGAAACAAGTTGCTGTCTACGCCCTCTGGGGCCACTGGAAGTCCTATGGGCCGGCGCATTCTCATCACCAAAGATGGTAAAACATCTCAAGTTGTTAAGACGACGGTGGCTTCACCTTCAGGATCTGCCCAGCCTGTGCTAATTGCTCCTAGTCCTGGCGTCGCGGCTGCTACACCTACCGTTAATAAATTGCAAATCTCTCGCGGTCCCGACGGCAAGATTGAAATTCGTGGCTTGAAACCAGGCCAGCAACTTCTGAAACTAAGCGATGGCCGCTTTACGATCGTTTCACCTGCTCAACCTATGATAACCGCCCAACCAGCGCCAGCTCAAGCACAGACCCAAATCCAACCTGCTGCAGCCAGCGACGGAACAGGAACCAAAACTGTTGTTGTTCAAAAAGCTGTAACCATCGCTGGTCAGAAAACAACGAGTCAAATTGTTCTGCCGGCTGGTACCAACACTGCAATGCTGGCTCAGCACCTAGCGTCTGGAAAACTTCAGCTAAGTTCAGTCAACGGTCAACAGGTTATTATCCGACCAGCCGCAACTCCCGCTTCCGCTGGTTCAGCAACCGTGGTCAAAACGGGCGATACACCAACTGTAGTCGTGGCCGGCCAACAGCAGCCAGCTAAACCCATGATGCAAGTGATACAGACGGCTCAAGGTCAGAAGATCATTGTGCAGAATCTGCAAGGTGGTTCCCTTACTCCCCAACAACTAGCTGCCATTCAAGAACAGCTCAAGGGACAGATGATGGCTCGTACCAATCAGCCAGGAGGCAACAACAAACCCATCACATTTGCTGTTCGGACATCAGTAGCTGGCGCAACCGTTGCTACAGTTTCTACAACGGCTGCTGTTACCACTACCGTCGCTCCGACTTCTAC CGAAACGTCTACGACGCCCGCTGCCGTTGTTTCGACACCCGCtgtagctgctgctgtcgcCACCCCCACAACGCCGGCAACCACGACTGGCGCTGCGACTGTCACggcaaatcaaaacaaagtgGATGAACCGTATACTGTTACTCCCGACTATGTCGTACAAGCGCTCCGCAATTCATTGAAGGGAGGAAATCTTCATCCGGACCTTGAGCAGAAAGTGTTGACGCGCTTGCGTGAGCAGGAGAAAGCGAAAAGGGATGACGCCGAGGTGGAGACTCCTACCTATTTTGCCGCATCCAATAGGAAACGGACGACGTCCGGCGCGTCTTGGATTGATGACGTCGATACCTCAACTGCGATGACCCCCGCAACTGGAACGGATAGTAAAACGATCAGACCACCGGCTCGCAAGATTGCTCGGGTAATTGAGGCCCCCAGCACGCCTGTCTCCTCCAAGATTGTCAGCGGGGCGACACCGGCTAACGATGCAGCTGCTGATTTGCGCGAGCAAAAGAACAAGGAACGTGCAATGAAGGCCGCTCAACGAGCCAAGGAGAAACGCCACCAGTCGACCTGTGCCCGTCTGCAGGGCCTGTTGAATAGAAGTTCCGAGTCGCTAAAGAAGGAAATTCTGCGCAAACGTGCCTCGTTGGAAAAAGAATTGCGATCTGCCATCACGAAGGAGATCTCAGCGCTACAGTTGCCTTCGCCAGTTCGACAAGCTCCTGTCACAGTCTCGGAAAATCAAGCGGTCGGCGTTAAGAAAAAGGAGCCAAAGTTGCAAGAATTGCCCGTTGTTCAACCGAAAGCCACACCTCGACGGAATCAGAGGAAACGCAAGTTATCATCACCGTTGAGCCCTCAAAAGACTTTGAATGAGCCCGAACCTGGCACTTCGCAAGATGAAGAGGACTATGATGCATCACCCGCGTCAATGCCACCGACATCCAAGAGGAATTCCAAACGAACTTTGTCGGAAAGTGGATGCAGCGCTGGCGACAAGATAGAACTTTACTGTATCTGTCGCAAACCGTACGACAATTCCAAGTTCTACGTCGGTTGTGACTTGTGTACGAATTGGTTTCATGGAGACTGTGTCGGCATCACGGAGGCCATGTCGCAAACGATGACGGAATTTGTGTGTAATGGTTGTAAAGCGGGAAAAACGGTGGCGCCTCGTGAACTGTTCTGCCTTTGCCGACAGCCGTACGATGACTCGCAGTTCTACATCGGCTGCGATCGCTGTGGAGATTGGTTGCATGGTCGCTGCGTCGGCGTTCTGCAAACGGAATCGGAGTCGATCGACGAGTACAAGTGCCCCAACTGTGAGCCGCAGGGAGCCTTCAACTACGCCAACACGAAGACCCTTGGCACTCGCGATTACGAGGAACTACGCAAGCTTCTACGGCAGTTGCAGACCCACAAGAGCTCCTGGCCGTTCCGTGAGCCTGTCGATGTCAAGGATGTCCCCGACTACTATCAAGTCATCAAGGATCCTATGGACTTGCAGATGGTTGAGACCAAGATTATAGAGAGACGCTACCAACGACTGGTGGAGTTTATCGGCGACATCACCAAGATCTTTGAAAACTGTCGCTATTACAATCCCAAAGGGTCCAACttctaccgttgcgccacatCCCTCGAATCGTTTTTTGTGCCCCGACTCAAATTGTTGCGCTCGTCCATGTCCAACTGA